The following coding sequences are from one Leishmania major strain Friedlin complete genome, chromosome 36 window:
- the UMSBP2 gene encoding universal minicircle sequence binding protein, with protein sequence MPHPLLARSSPPFLHSPPPPPRRTRARTCADSRPLESFPAFSRLLSLSLSHFCRSRPSIIMSAVTCYKCGEAGHMSRSCPRAAATRSCYNCGETGHMSRDCPSERKPKSCYNCGSTDHLSRECTNEAKAGADTRSCYNCGGTGHLSRDCPNERKPKSCYNCGSTDHLSRECPDRH encoded by the coding sequence ATGCCACACCCCCTTCTTGCTCGTTCTTCACCTCCTTTCCTTcactcgccccccccccccccccgccggacacgcgcgcgcacttgCGCAGATTCCCGCCCTCTCGAGTCTTTCCCCGCTTTctctcgccttctctctctctctctctctcattttTGTCGTTCACGTCCTTCCATCATCATGTCCGCTGTCACGTGCTACAAGTGTGGTGAGGCCGGCCAcatgtcgcgcagctgcccgcgcgccgcggcgacccGCTCTTGCTACAACTGCGGTGAGACCGGCCACATGAGCCGCGACTGCCCCAGTGAGCGCAAGCCGAAGTCGTGCTACAACTGCGGCTCGACCGACCACCTGTCCCGCGAGTGCACGAACGAGGCCAAGGCTGGCGCCGACACCCGCTCTTGCTACAACTGCGGTGGCACGGGCCACCTGAGCCGCGACTGCCCGAACGAGCGCAAGCCGAAGTCGTGCTACAACTGCGGCTCGACCGACCACCTGTCCCGCGAGTGCCCGGACCGCCACTAG